One Streptomyces sp. SAI-135 DNA segment encodes these proteins:
- a CDS encoding SAM-dependent methyltransferase, whose protein sequence is MTNDTTGGWSGWRAATEAALYGPDGFYRRPEGPAGHFRTSVHASPLFAAAVARLLCRLDEELGRPARLDFVDMAAGRGELATGVLAALPAEVGARTRVHAVEIAGRPAGLDHRIEWLSAPPENITGLLFANEWLDNVPVEIAETDASGLPRRVLVRPDGRERLGEPVAGAEADWLRRWWPLPAEEGLRAEIGLPRDEAWAAAVATVGRGMAVAVDYAHTAAARPPFGTLTGFREGRESTPVPDGSCDLTTHVALDACALPGGRLLTQRDALRALGIAGARPPLSLASTHPAEYVRALARAGEAAELTAAGGLGDFGWLLQPVGVGGLLVDGPDGPDGLLVDVPDDEEQ, encoded by the coding sequence GTGACCAATGACACGACCGGCGGCTGGTCCGGCTGGCGGGCCGCCACCGAGGCCGCGCTCTACGGCCCGGACGGCTTCTACCGCAGGCCGGAGGGGCCGGCCGGACACTTCCGTACCTCCGTGCACGCCTCCCCGTTGTTCGCCGCGGCCGTGGCCCGGCTGCTGTGCCGCCTCGACGAGGAGCTGGGCCGGCCCGCGCGGCTCGACTTCGTCGACATGGCCGCGGGGCGGGGCGAGTTGGCCACGGGCGTCCTCGCCGCACTGCCCGCGGAGGTGGGCGCCCGCACGCGCGTGCACGCCGTGGAGATCGCCGGCCGCCCCGCCGGCCTCGATCACCGGATCGAGTGGCTGTCCGCACCGCCCGAGAACATCACCGGGCTGCTGTTCGCCAACGAGTGGCTGGACAACGTACCGGTGGAGATCGCCGAGACGGACGCCTCGGGCCTGCCGCGACGCGTTCTCGTACGACCCGACGGTCGCGAGCGTCTCGGGGAGCCGGTCGCCGGTGCGGAGGCCGACTGGCTGCGGCGGTGGTGGCCGCTGCCGGCCGAGGAAGGACTGCGGGCCGAGATCGGACTCCCCCGCGACGAGGCCTGGGCGGCGGCGGTCGCCACGGTCGGGCGGGGAATGGCGGTCGCCGTCGACTACGCGCACACCGCAGCCGCACGTCCCCCCTTCGGAACGCTCACCGGCTTCCGCGAGGGGCGCGAGAGCACACCCGTGCCGGACGGCTCCTGCGACCTCACGACCCATGTGGCGCTGGACGCGTGCGCACTGCCCGGAGGGCGTCTGCTGACCCAGCGCGACGCCCTGCGCGCCCTGGGCATCGCGGGCGCACGCCCCCCGCTCTCGCTGGCGTCCACACACCCCGCGGAGTACGTACGCGCCCTCGCGCGCGCCGGAGAGGCCGCCGAGCTCACCGCGGCGGGCGGACTCGGCGACTTCGGCTGGCTCCTCCAGCCCGTCGGCGTCGGCGGCCTGCTTGTCGACGGCCCAGACGGCCCAGACGGCCTACTTGTCGATGTCCCCGACGACGAAGAACAGTGA
- a CDS encoding sensor histidine kinase, whose translation MQRLYDFLRRHPTGVDVFWAVILLGISLASETARGESQGTRSPMAIAPIVLLLCLVIALRRLMPERMLLLAIGLGAAQVVLDVETTSADFAFLVIVYTVAATGTRWASRLALTIGLCAAPVAQLRWPNENSGALGNVAIMIFQTVPFALAWVLGDSIRTRRAYFAQLEERNARLEKEREAQAKVAVAAERARIARELHDVVAHNVSVMVVQADGAAYVLDAAPDQAKKALETISSTGRQALAEMRRLLGVLRTGEHQEGGEYVPQPDVEQIEDLVEQCRGSGLPVDFKIEGTPRPLPSGVELTAYRIVQEALTNTRKHGGPNAGASVRLVYFDDGLGLLVEDDGKGAPHELYEEGGADGAGHGLIGMRERVGMVGGTLDAGPRPGGGFRISALLPLKPAH comes from the coding sequence GTGCAGCGCCTCTATGACTTCCTCCGCAGGCACCCGACAGGGGTCGACGTCTTCTGGGCCGTCATCCTGCTCGGGATCTCGCTCGCGAGCGAAACCGCCCGTGGGGAGTCCCAGGGGACCCGGTCCCCGATGGCGATCGCCCCGATCGTCCTGCTGCTGTGCCTGGTCATCGCGCTGCGCAGACTCATGCCGGAGCGGATGCTGCTGCTCGCCATCGGGCTCGGCGCGGCGCAGGTCGTGCTGGACGTGGAGACCACGTCCGCGGACTTCGCCTTCCTGGTGATCGTGTACACCGTGGCCGCCACGGGCACCCGCTGGGCGTCCCGGCTGGCGCTGACGATCGGCCTGTGCGCCGCCCCCGTCGCGCAGCTGCGCTGGCCGAACGAGAACTCCGGCGCGCTCGGCAACGTCGCGATCATGATCTTCCAGACGGTGCCGTTCGCCCTGGCCTGGGTGCTCGGCGACTCGATCCGCACCCGCCGCGCCTACTTCGCCCAGCTGGAGGAGCGCAACGCCCGCCTGGAGAAGGAGCGCGAGGCCCAGGCGAAGGTCGCCGTCGCCGCCGAGCGCGCCCGGATCGCCCGCGAACTGCACGACGTCGTCGCGCACAACGTGTCCGTCATGGTCGTCCAGGCCGACGGCGCCGCCTACGTCCTCGACGCCGCGCCCGACCAGGCCAAGAAGGCCCTGGAGACCATCTCCTCCACCGGCCGGCAGGCGCTCGCCGAGATGCGCCGCCTGCTGGGCGTGCTGCGCACCGGCGAGCACCAGGAGGGCGGCGAGTACGTTCCGCAGCCCGACGTCGAGCAGATCGAGGACCTCGTCGAGCAGTGCCGCGGCTCCGGGCTCCCCGTCGACTTCAAGATCGAGGGCACTCCGCGCCCGCTGCCCAGCGGTGTCGAGCTCACCGCGTACCGCATCGTGCAGGAGGCGCTCACCAACACCCGCAAGCACGGCGGCCCGAACGCGGGTGCGAGCGTGCGCCTGGTCTACTTCGACGACGGCCTCGGTCTGCTCGTCGAGGACGACGGCAAGGGCGCCCCGCACGAGCTGTACGAGGAGGGCGGCGCCGACGGAGCCGGCCACGGCCTGATCGGCATGCGGGAGCGGGTCGGCATGGTCGGCGGCACCCTGGACGCGGGCCCCCGCCCCGGCGGAGGATTCCGCATCAGTGCGCTGCTGCCGCTCAAACCAGCGCATTGA
- a CDS encoding PH domain-containing protein, with protein METGSGQDTEVAGAEPVWTGLPPGLLRMRRLLLVVWLGLLAVALGLLLGLLCGPLWATFALLPLALAGWGWVLLGRNWRSWRYAERADDLLISRGVLWREETVVPYGRMQLVEVTSGPVERHFGLASVQLHTAAAATDATIPGLDPAEAERLRDRLTELGEARSAGL; from the coding sequence ATGGAGACGGGGAGCGGGCAGGACACGGAGGTCGCGGGGGCCGAGCCGGTGTGGACCGGGCTGCCGCCGGGGCTGCTGCGGATGCGACGGCTGTTGCTGGTGGTGTGGCTGGGGCTGCTCGCGGTGGCCCTGGGGCTGTTGCTCGGGCTGCTGTGCGGGCCCCTCTGGGCGACGTTCGCGCTGCTGCCGCTCGCCCTGGCCGGCTGGGGCTGGGTGCTGCTCGGCCGCAACTGGCGCTCCTGGCGCTACGCCGAGCGCGCCGACGACCTGCTGATCAGCCGGGGCGTGCTGTGGCGCGAGGAGACCGTCGTGCCGTACGGCCGCATGCAGCTCGTGGAGGTCACCTCCGGGCCCGTGGAGCGGCACTTCGGGCTGGCCAGCGTCCAGCTGCACACCGCCGCCGCGGCGACCGACGCCACCATCCCGGGCCTCGACCCGGCCGAGGCGGAGCGGCTGCGCGACCGGCTCACCGAACTCGGCGAGGCCCGATCGGCGGGCCTGTGA
- a CDS encoding NADH-quinone oxidoreductase subunit D gives MTPTTETTVGIGGAAESTDMVLNIGPQHPSTHGVLRLRLVLDGERIMSAEPVIGYMHRGAEKLFEARDYRQIIMLANRHDWLSAFSNELGVVLGVERMLGMEVPERAVWTRTLLAELNRVLNHLMFLGSYPLELGGITPVFYAFREREVLQNVMEEVSGGRMHYMFNRVGGLKEDLPAGWATRARAAVSAVRSRMDRFDDLVLGNEIFRGRTRDVGVLAPETVHAYGVSGPVARASGVDFDLRRDEPYLAYGQLQDTLKVVTRQEGDCLARFEVLLEQTHNALDLADACLDRLAELPPGPINQRLPKVLKAPEGHTYAWTENPLGINGYYLVSKGEKTPYRLKLRSASYNNIQALVELLPGTLVADMVAILGSLFFVVGDIDK, from the coding sequence ATGACTCCTACGACGGAGACCACGGTCGGCATCGGCGGCGCCGCGGAGAGCACCGACATGGTGCTCAACATCGGCCCGCAGCACCCGTCCACCCATGGCGTGCTGCGCCTGCGGCTGGTCCTGGACGGCGAGCGCATCATGAGCGCGGAGCCGGTGATCGGTTACATGCACCGGGGCGCGGAGAAGCTCTTCGAGGCGCGCGACTACCGCCAGATCATCATGCTCGCCAACCGTCACGACTGGCTGTCGGCCTTCTCCAACGAGCTGGGCGTGGTCCTCGGCGTGGAGCGGATGCTCGGCATGGAGGTCCCGGAGCGAGCGGTGTGGACACGCACGCTGCTCGCCGAGCTCAACCGGGTGCTGAACCACCTGATGTTCCTCGGCTCGTACCCGCTGGAGCTCGGCGGCATCACTCCGGTCTTCTACGCGTTCCGCGAGCGGGAGGTCCTCCAGAACGTCATGGAGGAGGTCTCCGGCGGCCGGATGCACTACATGTTCAACCGCGTCGGCGGCCTCAAGGAGGACCTGCCGGCCGGCTGGGCCACGCGTGCGCGTGCCGCCGTCTCCGCCGTGCGCTCGCGCATGGACCGCTTCGACGACCTGGTCCTCGGCAACGAGATCTTCCGGGGGCGCACCCGGGACGTCGGCGTCCTCGCGCCGGAGACCGTGCACGCCTACGGCGTCAGCGGGCCCGTCGCGCGCGCCTCGGGCGTGGACTTCGACCTGCGCCGCGACGAGCCCTACCTCGCCTACGGGCAGCTCCAGGACACCCTGAAGGTGGTCACCCGGCAGGAGGGCGACTGCCTGGCCCGCTTCGAGGTCCTCCTGGAGCAGACCCACAACGCCCTCGACCTCGCCGACGCCTGCCTGGACCGGCTCGCCGAGCTCCCGCCCGGGCCGATCAACCAGCGGCTGCCCAAGGTCCTCAAGGCTCCCGAGGGGCACACGTACGCGTGGACCGAGAACCCGCTCGGCATCAACGGCTACTACCTCGTCAGCAAGGGCGAGAAGACCCCGTACCGGCTGAAGCTGCGCTCGGCCTCGTACAACAACATCCAGGCGCTGGTGGAGCTGCTGCCGGGCACGCTGGTCGCGGACATGGTGGCGATCCTGGGGTCACTGTTCTTCGTCGTCGGGGACATCGACAAGTAG
- a CDS encoding alpha/beta hydrolase-fold protein: protein MGLTSNNTLVPAVLAAVALFAGTVWLWPRLARRGWRPVSGRIGLLLATQLSLFVTVGLAANQAFGFYASWADLFGQETDQGVVVDHNLGRRSSGPLTVTEIGDVPGRGGSRPSSAGQVQTVDIVGPKSHIASPAYVYLPPEYFQERYRTRTFPAAVVLTGYPGTARALVDKLHYPRTALELTKSGRMQPMILVMMRPTVAPPRDTECADVPGGPQTETFFAKDLPKAINQHYRVGKELGNWGIIGDSTGGYCALKLAMHHPKVYVAGAGLSPYYNAPVDPTTGDLFQGDKALRNRANLWWCLKHLSPPDTSLLVTSSKVGEKNYKDTLKFIERVKATETTRISSIILESGGHNFTTWRREIPATLEWMSGLLTGDQRSTGDR, encoded by the coding sequence ATGGGTCTCACGAGCAACAACACGCTGGTGCCGGCGGTCCTGGCCGCCGTGGCGCTCTTCGCCGGCACGGTGTGGCTGTGGCCACGTCTGGCGCGCCGTGGCTGGCGGCCCGTCAGCGGCCGTATCGGGCTGCTGCTCGCGACGCAGCTCTCCCTCTTCGTGACGGTGGGACTCGCCGCCAACCAGGCCTTCGGGTTCTACGCCTCCTGGGCCGACCTGTTCGGGCAGGAGACCGACCAGGGCGTGGTGGTCGACCACAACCTGGGCCGGCGGTCGAGCGGGCCCCTGACGGTGACGGAGATCGGGGACGTGCCCGGCAGGGGCGGCTCCCGGCCGTCGTCGGCCGGGCAGGTCCAGACGGTCGACATCGTCGGCCCGAAGTCTCACATCGCCAGCCCCGCGTACGTCTATCTTCCGCCGGAGTATTTCCAGGAGCGCTATCGGACGCGTACCTTCCCCGCCGCCGTCGTACTCACGGGTTATCCGGGCACCGCGCGGGCGCTGGTGGACAAACTCCACTATCCGCGCACGGCTCTGGAACTCACCAAGAGCGGCCGTATGCAGCCGATGATCCTCGTGATGATGCGGCCGACGGTTGCTCCGCCGCGGGACACCGAGTGCGCGGACGTTCCGGGCGGTCCGCAGACCGAGACGTTCTTCGCGAAGGACCTTCCGAAAGCGATCAACCAGCACTACAGGGTGGGCAAGGAGCTGGGGAACTGGGGAATCATCGGGGACTCCACGGGCGGCTACTGCGCGCTGAAGCTCGCCATGCACCACCCCAAGGTGTACGTCGCCGGGGCGGGCCTGTCCCCGTACTACAACGCACCCGTCGACCCCACCACGGGCGACCTCTTCCAGGGCGACAAGGCGCTGCGCAACCGCGCGAACCTGTGGTGGTGCCTCAAGCACCTGAGCCCGCCGGACACCTCACTGCTCGTCACCAGCAGCAAGGTGGGCGAGAAGAACTACAAGGACACCCTGAAGTTCATAGAGCGGGTGAAGGCGACGGAAACGACGCGGATCTCGTCGATCATCCTCGAAAGCGGCGGGCACAACTTCACCACCTGGCGGCGGGAGATCCCGGCGACCTTGGAGTGGATGAGCGGGCTGCTCACCGGTGATCAGCGATCGACGGGTGACCGGTGA
- a CDS encoding PH domain-containing protein, whose translation MTAPGVDDAVHEKPEKEAVTERRLHPITPLRRAWAPVAVVIGWAVHDPDQAQRQLTRLTTTTLLIALAVVVPAAALYGFLTWWFTHFAVTDTELRIRTGLVFRRTAHIRLERIQAVDVTQPLLARVAGVAKLRLDVVGADKKDELAFLGEREARALRAELLARAAGFAPETAHKVGEAPARELLRTPPRDLALSLVLTGATWGALVAALVVPPLLWWATHSLWTVLATAVPLLGAAGASSVGRFVTEYDWTVGESPDGLRIDHGLLDRTHETVPPGRVQTVRIVEPLLWRRRGWVRVELDVAGSSNSVLVPVAPRAAAEAVVARVLPGVVVPPLSALSRPPRRAGRCVPLWWRGHGLAVTDAVFASRQGLLRRSLALVPHAKVQSVRLTQGPWERLWRLADVHVDTGANKTVTARLRDAQEAAELLGAQAERSRTGRKGARPDRWMV comes from the coding sequence GTGACCGCGCCGGGCGTCGACGACGCCGTACACGAGAAGCCGGAGAAGGAGGCCGTCACCGAGCGGCGGCTGCATCCCATAACGCCGCTCAGGCGGGCGTGGGCGCCGGTCGCCGTCGTCATCGGGTGGGCCGTGCACGACCCCGACCAGGCGCAGCGCCAGCTGACCCGGCTGACGACCACCACCCTGCTGATCGCGCTCGCCGTCGTCGTCCCGGCCGCCGCCCTGTACGGCTTTCTCACCTGGTGGTTCACCCACTTCGCGGTGACCGACACCGAACTGCGCATCCGCACCGGCCTGGTGTTCCGGCGCACCGCGCACATCCGGCTGGAGCGGATCCAGGCCGTCGACGTCACCCAGCCGCTCCTCGCGCGCGTGGCGGGTGTCGCCAAACTCCGGCTGGACGTCGTCGGCGCCGACAAGAAGGACGAGCTGGCCTTCCTCGGGGAGCGCGAGGCGCGGGCGTTGCGCGCGGAACTCCTCGCGCGCGCCGCCGGGTTCGCCCCCGAGACCGCGCACAAGGTCGGCGAGGCCCCCGCGCGCGAGCTGCTGCGCACGCCTCCGCGTGACCTCGCGCTCTCCCTCGTGCTGACGGGCGCCACCTGGGGCGCTCTCGTGGCCGCCCTCGTCGTGCCGCCGCTGCTGTGGTGGGCCACCCACAGCCTGTGGACGGTCCTCGCGACCGCCGTACCGCTGCTCGGCGCGGCGGGGGCGAGCAGCGTGGGCCGGTTCGTCACCGAGTACGACTGGACGGTGGGCGAGTCCCCGGACGGGCTGCGCATCGACCACGGTCTCCTGGACCGCACCCATGAGACGGTCCCGCCGGGGCGGGTGCAGACCGTGCGGATCGTGGAGCCGCTGCTGTGGCGGCGGCGCGGCTGGGTGCGGGTCGAGCTGGACGTGGCCGGGTCGTCCAACTCCGTGCTGGTGCCGGTCGCTCCGCGCGCGGCCGCCGAGGCGGTCGTCGCGCGCGTGCTGCCCGGCGTGGTCGTCCCGCCGCTGTCGGCCCTGTCACGGCCCCCGCGGCGGGCCGGGCGGTGCGTGCCCCTGTGGTGGCGCGGCCACGGACTCGCCGTCACCGACGCGGTGTTCGCCTCACGGCAGGGGCTGCTGCGCCGGAGCCTGGCGCTCGTCCCGCATGCGAAGGTCCAGAGCGTACGGCTCACCCAAGGGCCCTGGGAGCGGCTGTGGCGGCTCGCCGACGTACACGTGGACACGGGAGCGAACAAGACCGTCACGGCCCGTCTGAGGGACGCCCAGGAGGCCGCGGAGCTGCTCGGGGCACAGGCGGAGAGATCGCGGACGGGACGGAAAGGGGCACGGCCCGACCGCTGGATGGTCTGA
- a CDS encoding response regulator transcription factor — translation MTIRVMLVDDQVLLRTGFRMVLAAQPDMEVVAEAGDGVEALQVLRSTAVDVVLMDVRMPKLDGVETTRRICSEPDPPKVLILTTFDLDEYAFSGLKAGASGFMLKDVPPGELLTAIRSVHSGDAVVAPSTTRRLLDRFAPMLPTTGKEPQHAELERLTGREREVMVLVAQGLSNGEIAARLVLSEATVKTHVGRILTKLGLRDRVQVVVLAYETGLVRAGGHG, via the coding sequence ATGACGATCCGCGTGATGCTCGTCGACGACCAGGTGCTGCTGCGCACCGGGTTCCGGATGGTGCTGGCGGCCCAGCCGGACATGGAGGTCGTCGCGGAGGCGGGGGACGGGGTGGAGGCCCTCCAGGTGCTGCGCTCGACCGCCGTGGACGTGGTCCTCATGGACGTCCGCATGCCGAAGCTCGACGGGGTGGAGACCACCCGCCGCATCTGCTCGGAGCCCGACCCGCCGAAGGTGCTGATCCTGACCACCTTCGACCTGGACGAGTACGCCTTCTCCGGGCTGAAGGCGGGCGCGTCCGGCTTCATGCTCAAGGACGTGCCGCCCGGCGAGCTGCTCACCGCGATCCGCTCGGTGCACAGCGGCGACGCCGTGGTCGCCCCCTCGACGACCCGGCGCCTGCTCGACCGTTTCGCGCCCATGCTGCCCACCACCGGCAAGGAGCCCCAGCACGCGGAGCTGGAGCGGCTCACCGGCCGTGAGCGCGAGGTCATGGTGCTGGTCGCGCAGGGACTGTCCAACGGCGAGATCGCGGCCCGGCTGGTGCTGTCCGAGGCGACGGTGAAGACCCATGTGGGCCGCATCCTGACCAAGCTGGGCCTCAGGGACCGGGTGCAGGTGGTGGTCCTCGCCTACGAGACGGGGCTGGTGCGCGCGGGCGGGCACGGCTGA